The Rhodamnia argentea isolate NSW1041297 chromosome 10, ASM2092103v1, whole genome shotgun sequence sequence TCAAATGTACGCGGACGAGATATATATCTTCTGCTGTTTACTCAAACGACACAACCTTAAACCAAATTCGTCAGCTGAGTTGCCACTCTTTGGTAAGAACTCCCTCTGTCAATGAAGCCCCTGTGCCAACCTAATTCACAGATGCAATCTCTTTCAAGAAAGCTTCAAACCGATGTCATTTCGAGTTCCTGATTGAATCGACCTCGAGAACACATCCCTTTTAGCGCTTGTACAAATCCGTGCTCTTCGACTTATGATGTAATTTCTACTTATCATCTTCATGAGAAGGAAGGGCCATTTTTCCTAGCAGTAGTACTCTCGTTCCTTCTTAAATTGCTTGAAGCCAAAGACATTTTCAACTCCCCaagcaaacaaaaagaacaagtCCTGTCCCAAAAAACAGCTGCTGCAATATTTCCCGGAATTCAGGACATGAAATGCAAATTGGAACGAACAGCATTTGCGATGTGAGATTAAATCCCAATTATTACTATCTCATAAACTTCTAATAAGTAGATTGGTTCCAGTATTACATTGTAACTAACCTAGTTACAAATATAAGAGGGAAGGAatttctctatatatatataggatctGATACAACAGGTAAGTAGTGGGAGCGTATGCAGGCTGTTTTTCGGTAGAATCACAGCTCTACTTACTTTTGCGCTGTTTCACGGCGGTTTCGGTCAATGAGAGATGGCATACTGTGAAAGGTCGTTCGGACTTATTCCTCGATGACTTCCAGATTAGTGTTCCAGAGTCTTCCCGGCATGGTCGCAGCTTCCCCTGAACCGGAGGAGGAAACGAAAGGATTTTTGGGCATGACGGGGCACTCTTCTCCCTCCAGCATCAGAACCACCGCTTTCATGGGAGGCCGGTCGGCCGGGTACCAGTGAATGCACCAGAGCCCTACGATTGCCAGTTTCCTGGCAATGTTGTGGTCGCCGTCCTCTCGGATTCGTATTTCAAGCTCTTCGCCCTTATTCAGATGGTTATAGACCCACTGCGGGAAGTACATCTGGCTCATGTTCTTGGCGTTCACGTCGACGTTCTTTCTCCCCCCGACCATTTCGAGCAGCAGCATTCCGAAGCTGTACACGTCAGACTTGGAGGACACGCTTCCAAAGTTCCGAGAGAAGACTTCTGGAGCAATGTATCCCATGGTACCTCTGGCTGCGGTCATGGACACGGCGCTTTGTTCCTTGGAACATAACTTTGCCAGACCGAAATCTGCAATCTTAGGATTGAAGTTGTCATCCAGCAAGATGTTGTGCGGCTTGATGTCGAAGTGGAGGATCCTATGATCACAGCCCTGGTGAAGATACTCTATGCCTTTAGCCACTCCGAGAGCGATGTCGTGGAGCCTCTCCCAACTAAGGGAAGGGCCAAGAGCGTCTTCGCCCGGAAATATGAACTTCTCCAGAGACTCGTTCGGCAGGAACTCGTACACCAAGGCTCTTCGGAACCCATCGGCGCAGAAACCAACCATCCGAACCACATTGACGTGGTGAATCCTTCCCATAGTGCTCACTTCGTTGATGAACTCCTCCCCGTTTCCAAACGAATTGTCCAGCATCTTCACGGCGACAAAGATCTCGCTCGAGAGCTTCCCTTTGTAGACCGTTCCATAAGACCCCTGGCCTAGTTTCTCCTCGAAGTCGTTGGTTATTCTCTTGATGTCGTTGTAGGAGTAACGGGTCGGCTTGAGGGCCTCATAGTCATGCAAGAAGCCCTCGATCCTGAGTTGGAATGCTTTATCTCTCCTCCTTTCGTTGAGGACATAGCCGACTCCAATCACTCCAGCAAGAAGGAAGGACGAGCCCACGAATCCTCCGGCGATCTCTGCCCTTGTTCTTCCTGCAGAATCAGAGAAGTCAGTATTCGAGCCTCCGCCGAAGTTCACGTGAATGATAAAATCACTAGaagaaaaatcctcaaagcTAGTCATATCAGCTTTCACTTAACACCATGAGCGACGTTCGTTACAGAGCACCAGATCATTAAAAGAGCAGCAGGCGATCAGGATTCAGGAACTCCTCCAATTTAAAGTACAAACGTATCATGTGAAGTAAGATTTAACTTTGTGGATATGCATCCATCCAACAGAATTGCAtaaatcatcaaagtaatcttagTTCCACAGAGGTCCGATTTCTTGTGTAGAAACTACGATTCTCCTTCCTCTGCGCGCTCTGGATCTTATCtttaacaataaaaagaaactcGATGAATTTCATAAACCCGAGGGTGATTAAAACAATACCCCGGTGTCCAGGAGGAGGCCGTAAGCATATGATGTCGCTCCCGTTCCATCCACACAACGATCCGTTGTGCCTGCAACTCCTACAGTCCGGCTTTTTCCAGTAAAAACGAGCCTCGGTGATGATGAGATAGATCGATTCTGGCAGCCAGTCGAGACTCCCGTTCCTCTCGCAGTACACAAGCGGCGAGTCTCCGACGAAGTTGTTGGAGTCAACGGCGTAGACTCTGTCCGGCCCGGGCTGGTTCAGGCAACGTACCTCGGTCAGGTCGGTCCTAAGGGGCGGCGGGCACTTGAACAGGGTGTAGTTGTAGGTGTTGGTGTGCGGGTACGAAGACGAGTAGGCGAAGCCAAGGCGGCTGAGGTTGGCGATCCAGAAGGGGAGGCAGCTGGTGGGGTCATGCAGGAGGACGGACTGGGAGTGGTAGTCGATGGACTTGACGAGTAGCGACCGTTGGGTGGTGTTCGAGAGCCGGAGCGCAGTCGACCCATTCTCGTCGCAGAAGAGTTGGAAGCCCGGATAGCCGCACTCGGCGTGGTCGAGCCAGAACGGGAACATGACCCGCGGGCCGTGATGGCACTTTCTGCGGCAGCGAGGGTGGTCCGGGGGGCCGAGGTCGTCGGTGCCATGGGCGAagcagaggaagaggaggaggagaagaaggaggaagagagagggaatAGGAGAAtgcatggaggaggaggaggatgtgtTGGTGTGGATGAAAGTGCGGTATTATTTTATTATGTGAAGGTTGTGTATTTATTGATATAAAATGGAGCTGACTGCTTCCTTTCCTTACACTTTCCTTCCTTGGAGTCGCTGATTTGACCCTATTATCCTCATCCCTCTACGTTTTTATTTTCTGAGATCCAATCAAACACCGACACGTGGAAATAAAACATGCAAATCTGCTggattattctctctctctctcttcctctacGCCGTTAACGGCCACCGGAGTTGCGAAGCCTCCCCTCGCCGTCCCtaccagcggagtcgccgggcGCCGTGTCTTGTGGGCCATGTATTCTAAGGCCTCGATTCCTTTTGGCCAATAGATCCGCTCTGCTATTTTGACCCATGTTGCCATGTTTTCTCCCCACAAATCTCAAGTCCGAGATTTTTGCGAGCGGCCAGATTTCCAGATCTGGACGAGCCAGGACCGCGAGCGACAATGGCCGGTGGACGTTGCTGTCCGTGGCAAGATTTTTTCATTAGGGGTTATGTCTGGATCATCTCCGATCAAGCGTTGAGGCGACGGCTTTGTCCGCGAGAGATGAAACCCAAAAAACCGATTTTTATCGAGAACGAAGCCGTACGAATGGATCTCTTTCCTCGGCTTGTCTAAATCGAAAGAGTTGACTTGACCTGGCTTTTTGCCCTCTTTCTACGGTGCTCTGTTTTTGTCGGCTTGCGTCCACCGCACTGACGCGCTGTTTGTTATCGGTGAAGTGAGTGCATGGAACACGAACTCATACCGGGTCAAGCTCGAAGTCGCCAAGCAAGTTCCTCCCCCCTTTCCCGccctcttttttcttcatctGACCATCCTTGGGCTCTGCTGATTGAGTTGAAccagtgctttttttttccttactttttgAACGTagtgtcaaaaaatttctaaaccttttgtatttatatcaattcaattttaaacttttttttatgccaatttaatcataaaccttttatattagtgtcaattcagtcctaaacttttttattaatgtcaattcagtcctaaacattttgcattggtgccaattcaatcctaaatattttgcatttgtgctaactcaatcctaaatattttgcatttgtgctaactCAATTCGCCGgtctatgactgaattggcactaatacaaaatatttagaacttttttttacacttttcccttctctttttgaTTGGAGATGAATTCTATTTTCCCAGGGGAACAAGGGATACAAACCCTTTTCAAGTTCGAACCGAGCATTCTCTGAGAGCGCCTTACTAAATCACCAATCAACCGTGTAATCGAGTGATGGAATCGAGCTATCAATGCAAGATTTAGAAGgggattggggaaaaaaaaaacaatcccgTTTCGAGTCATGCAACTAATTAGCCTTAGGAAAATCAAGCAAATAATTAGCTGACAAAAAGGGCaacttcttcaaaaaaaaatttgagcagTGAGCACAGTCCCTCCAAAGCCATAAACTAAAACCCAAGCCTAACTTCCTATCACGTCTGATTCTTTACTCGTAGGGTCTGGGTTAAAAGACCCACTGGACGGGACAAGGTTGGGGAAAGTCGACCTGCGTGCGGGCGTGACAAAACAGATGATGAAAATCAACGGTCGCTAAGGTCATCATGGCTTGTTTCCTCGGTCAATTTGCGCGCCTGCCGTCGATTATCGGAAGTGGGATCTGCACAGGCTCTACTAGTGGCCACAGCCTCCTGGAAAGTAACCTACACTCTCCACATGCAGATGTGCTAATAAACTTAccagcaaagaagaagaagaaaatacgaacccccaaaaacacacacaaaaatcaaaaaacaaaagaagacgaagaagaagcacaAAGACAAGATCACTAGACAGCAACATGGCGCAACAAAACTCATTGCCCGCATGGAGTAGCCCAGACTTCTGAAAAGCTAACTGGCAAGAGAAACGTATGATTATCGTCATCATTCAACTTTCGGATCAACCGTTCCACTAAAAGATGTAACAATCCTATTCGAATATACTAGATTCCATAGTTAAATTACAGCAACGATCTTTTTTCCTAGTCAAATTCGAAAACTGTCATAAAAAGATACCTGCAGAAGAGACCATAAGTATCTTCCATATCAATGCATAAGCATCAAATCATCCCCAGCTAACATAGAAGGAAGAAGAACAGACGAGTGAAGAAACAAGTGCTGGCAAAACCGTATCCTTTTGATCGTCCTGTGGTCTTATCAGTGATCACGACCGCCTCCAGAATCGGACCAAACTGCTCGAAGTGTTGCCTCAGTGTCTCGCTCTGCGTCCCCCAAGCCAAACCCCTAACAAACACCTTAGTGTACGTGGTGTCTCCAAAATCGGGATTCGCGAATTGAAATCCAGAACTCGAACTCTCGTGATAATCCAtggattcaaaaaaaaaaaaaaaaccaccaccCAACAAAGACACGACAAGAAAGATGATAACTTTGACAAAATTAAGCGTTGAGATGGCCAAGAGATTGCAGAGTGCAGAATATCGTCGTCATATACTGAGAAAAACAGAGTGAATTTGAAGGAATGGACAAAAGGGTATTCTAATAAAGGGTGAAATAGTAGGGATCAAGAAGCAACGAGGCAAGAATCTCACAGTAGAGAAAGATTCATGTCCTAAGAAGAGAAGGCAACAaacagaaaacaagaaagaggaagagcgAAAAATCAAAGGAACTTTGCGAAGCAATGAAACTGAAAGCAGGACAGACAACTGTAGTAGAACGTTAAGCGATCATAGATGGcgtaaggagagagagagagagagagagagagagagagagagaagttgctCTTCATCGATGGTGGTTGTGGTATGTGGCTAAAGAAGATGGATGGCAGAGAAGGGAATGTCTGAGAAATTGGCATGATTTACGTGGGAAAAGAGCACACGCACGAACGAGAAAAACTGTTGAAGTGATAGGACATGAACGATGAAGGCGAGTGAGAAAACGAAGGAACCGCAAAACCAACCGAAACACCCTcttccgtcttcttcttctcatttcccTCTCTTCTGTCTTTTCCCGTATTCATTAActtcaaagaaaaattcaaaaaaccaCCGACTTTCCCCATAAGTTGTCTGAATTTTCATATTAATATATTCGTTAATGCGTGCTTGTGTGTGTATATaaaaatgtatatatattatatttatatAGAGAGGTGGGACTAATTAACAAGAGCATGCACTACGTACTTTTGGCGCCCAATTATAATTGGGTAACATAAAAAGATTTTATTAGCAACTATTTTCAGGGCGCTGATATAATATAATTgcatttgttttaaaaaaaatacgtcATTTAGAACACATTTTTCTAacaatgatcgtttgtatctcttacaaaaatgaatggacgaaaaacattttcataaaattattatcaataCCGAGAACatctttcattgactaattatttcaagtgatcattttttggaaatattttttcaaatcatttatttttagcaaaacaaatgaagccttaatgaataaatatttgattttcaagACATTCATTGTTTAGTTACGAGGACAATCAATACATTGGACACTAAAGTATTTCCTCACTAAATCGCAATCCGCCTGTTATTTGGGGGGGTGGTGCGGGGGGCGGTGTTAAATTATAAAAGTAGGACAATTCCCAATCACCTATGAATAGACTATATATTTCGATATAACATGAAAAGTTGGGTGCTAATTTAGAGGTACTTGCTCGACATAACTATCTCGACAACTAATTAAtagaatttaaaaatataagCAGGACCTCCGGCATAAGGCCCATATGACAAAACATTTAAGCTTAGAGCAACTTATTAAAATAAGATTATAAAAGtattagaaaagaaattttgcaaattttgaagcagcTTATATGAACAAACTCAAAAAGGTGATGTGATCACCTATTTTATGTATTCTTTATTATGTTTCAATTGTAACTAACGTTACTAACCTATTTACAAATATAAGAGGGAAGGAATTCCtcgacatatatatatattaggatCTGATACAACAGGTAAGTAGTGGGAGCGTATGCAGGCTGTTTTTCCGTAGAATCACAGCTCTACTTACTTTCGCACTGTTTCACGGCGGTTTCGGTCAATGAGAGATGGCATGCTGTGAAAGGTCGTTCGGACTTATTCCTCGATAACTTCCAGATTAGTGTTCCAGAGTCTTCCCGGCATGGTCGCAGCTTCCCCTGAACCGGAGGAGGAAACGAAAGGATTTTTCGGCATGACGGGGCACTCTTCTCCCTCCAGCATCTGAACCACCGCTTTCATGGGAGGCCGGTCGGCCGGGTACCAGTGAATGCACCAGAGCCCTACGATTGCCAGTTTCCTGGCAATGTTGTGGTCGCCGTCCTCTCGGATTCGTATTTCAAGCTCTTCGCCCTTATTCAGATGGTTATAGACCCACTGCGGGAAGTACATCTGGCTCATGTTCTTGGCGTTCACGTCGACGTTCTTTCTCCCCCCGACCATTTCGAGCAGCAGCATTCCGAAGCTGTACACGTCAGACTTGGAGGACACGCTTCCAAAGTTCCGGGAGAAGACTTCTGGAGCAATGTATCCCATCGTACCTCTGGCTGCGGTCATGGACACGGCGCTTTGTTCCTTGGAACATAACTTTGCCAGACCGAAGTCCGCAATCTTAGGATTGAAGTTGTCATCCAGCAAGATGTTGTGCGGCTTGATGTCGAAGTGGAGGATCCTATGATCACAGCCCTGGTGAAGATACTCTATGCCTTTAGCCACTCCGAGAGCAATGTCGTGGAGCCTCTCCCAACTAAGGGAAGGGCCAAGAGCGTCTTCGCCCGGAAATATGAACTTCTCCAGAGACTCGTTCGGCAGGAACTCGTACACCAAGGCTCTTCGGAACCCATCGGCGCAGAAACCAACCATCCGAACCACGTTGACGTGGTGAATCCTTCCCATAGTGCTCACTTCATTGATGAACTCCTCCCCGTTTCCAAACGAATTGTCCAGCATCTTCACGGCGACAAAGATCTCGCTAGAGAGCTTCCCTTTGTAGACCGTTCCATAAGACCCCTGGCCTAGTTTCTCCTCGAAGTCGTTGGTTATCCTCTTGACGTCGTTGTAGGAGTAACGGGTCGGCTTGAGG is a genomic window containing:
- the LOC115742272 gene encoding rust resistance kinase Lr10-like isoform X2, which produces MHSPIPSLFLLLLLLLFFLCFAHGTAAPGPPDHPCRPTKCHHGPHVMFPFWLDHAECGYPGFQLFCDENGRTALRLSNTTQGSLLVKSINYHSQSVLLHDPNSCLPFWIANLSRLGFAYSYPHTYTYNYTLFKCPPPQRTSLIEVRCQSQPGPDRVYAVYSDESVGDSPLVYCERNGKLDWLPERIDLIIAEARFNWKEPDCRSCRHNGSLCGRNGSDIICLPPPRGYPGRTRAEIAGGFVGSSFLLAGVIGVGYVLNERRRDKAFQLRIEGFLHDYEALKPTRYSYNDIKRITNDFEEKLGQGSYGTVYKGKLSSEIFVAVKMLDNSFGNGEEFINEVSTMGRIHHVNVVRMVGFCADGFRRALVYEFLPNESLEKFIFPGEDALGPSLSWERLHDIALGVAKGIEYLHQGCDHRILHFDIKPHNILLDDNFNPKIADFGLAKLCSKEQSAVSMTAARGTMGYIAPEVFSRNFGSVSSKSDVYSFGMLLLEMVGGRKNVDVNAKNMSQMYFPQWVYNHLNKGEELEIRIREDGDHNIARKLAIVGLWCIHWYPADRPPMKAVVLMLEGEECPVMPKNPFVSSSGSGEAATMPGRLWNTNLEVIEE
- the LOC115742272 gene encoding rust resistance kinase Lr10-like isoform X1; this encodes MHSPIPSLFLLLLLLLFFLCFAHGTAAPGPPDHPCRPTKCHHGPHVMFPFWLDHAECGYPGFQLFCDENGRTALRLSNTTQGSLLVKSINYHSQSVLLHDPNSCLPFWIANLSRLGFAYSYPHTYTYNYTLFKCPPPQRTSLIEVRCQSQPGPDRVYAVYSDESVGDSPLVYCERNGKLDWLPERIDLIIAEARFNWKEPDCRSCRHNGSLCGRNGSDIICLPPPRGYPGRRRAEIAGGLVGSYFLLAGVIGVGYVLNERRRDKAFQLRIEGFLHDYEALKPTRYSYNDVKRITNDFEEKLGQGSYGTVYKGKLSSEIFVAVKMLDNSFGNGEEFINEVSTMGRIHHVNVVRMVGFCADGFRRALVYEFLPNESLEKFIFPGEDALGPSLSWERLHDIALGVAKGIEYLHQGCDHRILHFDIKPHNILLDDNFNPKIADFGLAKLCSKEQSAVSMTAARGTMGYIAPEVFSRNFGSVSSKSDVYSFGMLLLEMVGGRKNVDVNAKNMSQMYFPQWVYNHLNKGEELEIRIREDGDHNIARKLAIVGLWCIHWYPADRPPMKAVVQMLEGEECPVMPKNPFVSSSGSGEAATMPGRLWNTNLEVIEE